DNA sequence from the Pedobacter sp. W3I1 genome:
AATTCGGAGTAAACAATAAACTGGCTCCTTTTTGGTCGTTCGGATTAGGATGGAATGTACACCAGGAGAAATTTCTGCAGGGTAATAGTGTAATTAGCCAATTGAGAATAAAAGCTTCTACAGGTCTTACCGGTTCAGTAGAGTTCGATCCTTACTTATCAAAAACCATTTATAAGTACAATACAGGAAACTGGTATTCATCGGGTATTGGTGCCGGAGTAAACAGTTATGGAAATGAAAACCTTGGGTGGCAAAAAACGAGGATGACGGATATTGGTATCGATATCGGTCTGTTTAAAGATCGTGTAATGATTACGCCGAGAATATATAAGAAGTTTACCAAAGATATTCTGGCCGATATTACTTTACCTCCGTCAACAGGCTTTCTATCTTATAAAGAAAACCTTGGCGACATGGAGAACAAAGGCGCTGAGTTGGGGCTAACCATAGATGCAGTAAGAAGCAAAGACTGGTCTGTAAATCTCAACGCAAGTATGGTTACCAACAAAAATAAGGTGGTAAGAATCTCAAACGCATTAAAAAAATACAATGATAGAGCAGACGAGCTACAATCATTGAAACCAGGAGATGGTGGCTACCGGGGAATTCCATTACTTAGATTTAGCGAAGGGCAACCTTTCAATGCCATTTATGGCGTGCGTTCATTAGGCATAGATCCGGAAAACGGACGTGAATTATACCTCAAAAAAGACGGTACGCTTACGTATGATTATGATAAGAGAGATTATGTGGTGATAGGCGATCCTAATCCTAAAGTGAGCGGCTACTTTGGTGGAACGGTTAACTACAAAAGATTCAGCCTGTATGTGCAGTTTCAAACTTTTTTCGGAGGCGACAAATATAACCTAACCTTGGTAGAGCGTGTTGAAAATGCTGATCCAAAATATAATGTTGATAAGCGTGTATTCGAAGAAAAGTGGAAGCAGTCTGGCGACCTCTCTTTTTATAAAAATATAGCGGATAACGGCGAGACCGATGTAAGCTCGAGATTTATACAGCCAGATAATCTGATCAACCTTCAATCAGTAAACCTTTCTTATGATATGAATAAAAAAATCGCATCTAAATTATCGATGTCGAGTCTCATGTTTCAGATAACGGCCAATGATGTCGTGCGCTGGTCATCAGTAAAAGAAGAAAGAGGAATTAATTATCCGTTTACGAGGAGTTTAACCTTTTCTGTTAGAGCAGCTTTTTAAGCTATTAATGAACAGATTTAAAATATAAGAACATGAAAATTAGATTGTTAATATGCCTTATCTTGATAACAGGGTTATTGAGTTCCTGCAAGAAATGGCTGGAAGTTGAGCCGGAATCAGAAATTGCTGCTCCAATTTTATTCAGTACCGAAAGTGGCTTTATGGAAGCCATAAACGGTGTGTATAACCGCAGTACAGAATCAGATCTCTACGGTAAAGAACTTACATTTGGTACCACAGAGGTGCTGGCCCAAAATTTTTCGATGCGTGATGACGGACAGGATTATAGACAAACCTCCTTGTACAATTATAAACATGGCGAGTTTATTAAGCGAAAGGATAAAATATGGGCGGGCTTATATAATGCCATTGTAAACTGTAACCTGATCCTCGAAAATGTAGATGCAAAAAAGAACATTTTTAGTGGTAATAATTATGCCATTACCAAAGGAGAAGCACTTGCCTTAAGAGCGTATTTGCATTTCGACCTGTTGCGTCTTTTTGCGCCTTCTTATTTGAGAAACCCAGCTGCAAAAGGAATTCCATATGCAAACAAATACACGAAGGAAATTACTCCGGTTTCTACCGTGTCAGAAACCATTGATCTCATTACCAAAGATTTAGAGGAGTCGAAACAGCTATTAGTTGCCGATCCGATTCGGAGTGCCAGTTATGTGGTGAACTATCCTTTGGTTACCGATACGCTGAAAAATACAGAAGAGAAGAACCCGAGTCTTTTCCTGCAGAACAGAAGGCATCGTTTGAATTATTATGCGGTATGCGGAACGCTTGCCAGAGTTTACCTCTATAAAAATGATAAGGTTAAAGCCTTATTGAATGCTAAGGAGGTAATCGACTCGAAAAAATTCCCATGGACTGCAAAAAGTGATTTTGAGGCATTCGAAGATTCCAAAAAAGATCGTATTCTTTATAAGGAGCTTGTTTTTGGATGGTATATACCAGGTGCTGCAAAAGAGATAAAAGAGAATTGGTTTCAAAGTGGCACCAGAGGCTTTTATCTGATTGAGGACGCTGCAGATTATATTTATGAGAAGGCAACAGCCGGAGCAAGTGATTCCCGTTATAAATACTGGTTATCCGCAACTTCGAGCCAATCTTCAAGATCTTATGACATTGTTAAATACCGCAGAAACCCTTTAAGCGCTGAAGTAAATGCAAATCTACATTACCTGATGGCTCCTGCAATCAGGCTTAGTGAAATGTATTACATCGCTGCCGAGTGTTCATATGCAAACAATCCCACAGCCGCAGTCAATTACCTTACACAAGTTCGAGAGGCAAGGCAAATAGGTGATCCTTTGGCTATAAATAACGAAGAAGATCTATTAAAAGAACTGCTTAAGGATGCTCGTAAGGAATGGTTAGCAGAAGGTCAGCTGTTCTATATGTACAAAAGGCTTAATAGAGGTATAATAGGGCAAACCGGTGTAACTATTCCTGCTTCCGATAATATTTTTGTGCTTCCTCTTCCTAATGATGAGATTGTTTATGGCGGCAGATAAAACAATTTGAAATTTTATTAATAGCAAATTATGAAAATATACATATTAATATTCGCAATCATCTGTCTTGTTTCTTGCAAGAAAGCAGAAGAAATGCGTTTTGATCACAGTGCTAATGTCTATTTCGACATTTATAATGGCGATAAAGATAGTATAGTAAGAACCTTTGCCTATAATCCTACACGAGCCCAGGATACGGTATGGTTACCCGTACGTTTATCGGGAGTTAGAACAGATGTGGAGCGAAAATTTAGTGCACGGGTAGACCAAGATTCTTCTACAGCGACTCCCGGAATTCATTATGAAGCTTTGAAATCTCAATATTCAATTCTTCCAAATAGAGGAATAGGATACATTCCTGTGGTGATCTATAACAAGGATAAGGAACTTGAAAACAGATCAGTTTCCATACTGATTAAATTAACCGGTACACCAGATCTGGGCATCGAGAACCCTTATCTGATCAGGGCAAAAGTAGTATTCTCCTCCAAATTAGAAAAACCAGTTTGGTGGGATGCCTGGCCGCTTCCTCCTTATTCGAGAACCAAACACGAGTTGTTTATTCTGGTAACCGGGCAAACCTCCCTTACTACCGACGGACTGGACGCACCCAAAAATCTCTATTATATAGGATTATTAACCACTATGCTAAATAATCCATTTAATTGGGTGACTAAAAATGAAGCGAAAGGCTATGTAATTGAAGCGGTAACTGCTGGTAGTACTGATAGCTATTATTTCTACAATAAAAGCAATCCAGCCAAAAAAACGCTTTTGAGAAAAAATATGCAGAATGGTAAATATTATTTTATAGATGAAAACGGCAATGAGGTTATTTAAATATAAAAACATGAATATTAAAAGATTAATCTTATTAATAATTGGTGTGGTTACGCTTGCTGCATGCCATAAGGATCTTGGTAATTATGATATCGATATGCCTATTGAGCCTAAGCTGGCCAACCTCGATTCTGTTTACACAGCAAGTGTAGGTGATAGTTTGATCATCAAACCCAAAATAGAAGGTGTCGATGCGGCCAATATAGAACTTCAATGGAAAATCAGTGTGATGGAAGGGAATGATGTACTTTATACCGGACCATCTTTAAGGATTATATTCGGTTTACAGGCTAAAAGATACTCCGCCCGTCTTACCGTCTTTAACAAAGCAAATGGAATGAAATATTACCATAAGTTTTTTATAGATGGCGGAACCGAATTTGCCAATGGCACAACAGTGTTAAGTGTTGAAAATGGGATAACACAGTTTTCATTTGTAAAACCAGATGGTAGTGTGCAGGCCCGTTTGTACAGGGCAATGCAGGGGAAAGATTTGCCTGCAAACCCTACAAATTTATTTCTGCTTAGGAATACATTTACTGGAGGTACATTATTGGGTTATTGGATTATTACCAAAAATGGGGGAATCAGACTGGAGCCCAATACCATGCAGGAAGATCCAAAATATCCAAATACACTCAAAGATAACTTCTTTACATCACCGGATGGGCTTGAAGTTGGATCACTGATCTCGCATCCTCAAGGCGTAATGATGGGGGTTGTAAATGGTAAATTTTACGGTGGAACAACGAGTACATGGGACCAGGCAGCTACTTATGGAATGTTCGGTTTACCTGCTGATGGTGATTATGAACTGGCTCCATCCTTTGTGATGAGCTTTACGCAATCGGCTACTTACTTTATTGGCTTCGACAGAAACAGAAAGCAGTTTGTCCGGATTAATCTTTATGGAGCGCCTGTTTATTTTGGCACCCAATACTCGGTTACCACAACAAATGTTTTCGATCCTACCAATGTAGGTATGGATCTTGTTCATTTGGAGCAACTTAATAATGCAGACTGTTTTGCCTATTGCAAAGGAACCGATGGAAAGATCTATGAATTAAAGTTCAATGTTCAGTTTAACGGGCCGTTTACCTTTACGCCTCAACATAAACGTCTTTTTGTACGTCAGGAGTTAATTAACGAAAATACAAAATGGAGTGGTGCTAAAAATGGCGTAATCTATATTGCCAATGGTAGTAAAGTTTATCGGTATAATCCTGTAAATGAAGAACTCAGAGAACTGGCCACTAGCTTTAGTGGAAAAAAAATTACGATGCTAAAACTTACGGAAGACGAAGAAACGCTGATGGTAGGAACAGAAGAAACCGTTTCTTTTCTTAATATAAGTACCGGAATGAATGGTGTATTCATTAAAAAGATCGAAGGCATCCCAGGCGCTCCTGTAGATATCGCCATCAGAAAATAATCTTAGTCCATGAGGCTGTCTCATAAATATAGAATTGTCATCCTGAGCTTGTCGAAGGAACTGTTTAAAATGTCTTACAAGGCGTTTCGACAGGCTCAACGTGACAAATTCGATTGAATTACAATTAATGATACAGCCTCATGGAAATTATAACCATAAAGAAACATACAAATGAAAATTATAAAATTAGCAGTATTAGCCTTTCTATTTCCAGTTTTATGCTTGGCACAAGTGCCGAATTTTAGTTTAACAGGTAAAATAGGCACCTTGGGTGCTCCGGCAAAGGCCTATATCGATTACATGGACAATGGCGTAAGTCACGAAGATTCAGTAGCGCTAGTGAACGGAAGTTTCAAGTTTACCGGACATATTTCTGGCAATGCCTACGCCCGTATGGCACTCGATCACACTGGTGGCGGTAAAGGTAAGGCGGTTTATACCGGAGATGTGATTTACTTTTATTTTGGTAAGGAACAGGTAACGATCACTTCAAAAGATTCTTTGGAAAATGCTGTTTTTAGTGGCTCGAAAGTTTACCAGGAATATGATGCGTATAACAAAGCTATAGGAGGTACCATTATGGCCCTTACCAAAGCCGTTAATATGGATTTTAACCGTGGTACACCTGAGCAGCAAAAAGATACCGCTTACATGAAAGCAGTAGATCTGCGTTTCAGGAAAAACATCCAGAACAGAACCGATAAACAGTTCCAATTTGCTAAAGAACACCCAACTTCTTATTTCGCTTTGGTGGCATTATCAGAAGCTGCGGGAAGCAAGGTAGATGTAGCCAAAGTTGAACCACTTTTTAATGCTTTAAATAAAGAATACCGCGAAACCGACATGGGCAAAGAACTTGCCCAGCGTATTGCTGCAAGCGGCATTACTGCTGTTGGAAATGTTGCACCGCTTTTTACCCAGAACAATGTGGTTGGCAAGCCAGTTTCGTTAGCCAGTTTAAAAGGAAAAGTGGTACTTGTTGAGTTTTGGGCAAGCTGGTGTGGCCCATGCAGGGCCGAAAATCCGAACCTGGTAAAACAATACCAAACCTATAAAGATAAAGGCTTCGAAATTATTTCAGTTTCATTAGATAATGTAAAAGAACGCTGGTTAGAGGCAATTGAAAAAGATGGTTTAGACTGGATTCATGTTTCTGATCTAAAAGGTTGGAACAACGAAGTGGGTCGTTTATACGGTGTACGTGCTGTGCCTGCAAGTTTTCTGGTAGATGCGCAGGGCAAAATTATCGGCAATGGCTTGCGCGGCGAACCATTGAACAAAAAACTTGCCGAGATATTCAATTAATCATTGTTAAAAAATAGATGATGAAAAGGATACTAACCGCATGCCTGATGCTGGTTTCATTGCTCAATTTGGCAAGTGCCAAATATCGGGATAAAATTGCCTTAAAGGTTTTGTATGTGGGCTATAATCCCGATAAACCCATGCCTAAAAATGTAGTTTATTATTCAACTACCCCAGCTGTTGTAGAAAAAATATACAAAACCAGAATGGCCGATTTTAAAGCTTTTTTGGAACAGCGCTTTATCGAAGTTAAGGTGGTTGATGTAGCCGATTATAAAGTAGAAATGTCGGATGAGGTGGATGTAACGCTGATGGATGCAGGCCCTGTAACACTGCCTCCAGGCTTTAATCGCCCGATGGTTTTAATGCATGCCATGGCACCAAATGTAGGCTTGCCTCTAGGTTTAAAATTCGATTGGTATTGTCAGTGTTTGGATGATGAAGCCTTGAACATCAAAACCGATCATCCCATTTTTAATACGCCAAATGCCGTAAAACTAAGCATGGTGAAAAAAACAACACCAGGTTCTTTTTTTAACGGTCATCAAGGTGTTGACACACCAAAAGAAATGGAGATGTGGCAGGTGGTTAAGCAAGGGCTTTCTTCAAAAGAACCTTACCTGATTGGTATGGTTTCGCATGGCGAAGGATTTAACGATTCGCCTGATGCTGAATCTATTTCAGGTGGTGTTTGTCTTAAAAATGCTGAAGCAGTGGCTTTAGGCCGCCAGGGAAATTACTTTATGTGGGGTTTTGCAGGTTCTCCTGATTACATGACGGATGAAGCCAAAGATGTTTTTGTAAACACCATTTGTTACATTAAAAAATTCGATCACCTTTCGGCTATTGTTAAAAAAGTACAGATCGAAACCCGTAGCGGTATAGACGAACTGATTTATCGGTTAAGCAAAGATCTTTATAATCAGGCCATTGTATCAAGGCGTGAAGGTAACCTCCGTATGCTGAAAATGCAGCAGGAATTAAAGGATAAAAAAGCAAAGGGTGAAGATATTGGTCATGGTAATGAGATGTTTTTGAAAATGCCGGTAACCAATGATACCCAATCATTTGATGATTATGTAAAAGGTTATGCTGGTGATAGTTTATTTGCTATTTACGGCACGAATATTAACCTATATCACAAATACTACCGCCAAAATTATGAGTATTTTTATCCTTCTGGCGTGTATACGCTTCAATTGGATCGTGATGCGCAAAAACTTGGTATTTCTAATCGTAAAGTGGCCCTTTTAGATAAATGTGTAAGTTTGTTGGAGGCCAACAAAGAGATAGCGATGGCCCAAAGATTGCTCGAACGTTACACTACTGAAAAATTCAGTAAAGCAGCGGAATGGAGAAAATGGCTCAATCTAAACCGTAACAATCTATTCTACACCGAATCTGGTGGCTTTAAGTTCATGGTCAATACCTATGGAAAAAGTCTTCCTGTTAGCCAACAACAAAGCTCCCAA
Encoded proteins:
- a CDS encoding TlpA disulfide reductase family protein translates to MKIIKLAVLAFLFPVLCLAQVPNFSLTGKIGTLGAPAKAYIDYMDNGVSHEDSVALVNGSFKFTGHISGNAYARMALDHTGGGKGKAVYTGDVIYFYFGKEQVTITSKDSLENAVFSGSKVYQEYDAYNKAIGGTIMALTKAVNMDFNRGTPEQQKDTAYMKAVDLRFRKNIQNRTDKQFQFAKEHPTSYFALVALSEAAGSKVDVAKVEPLFNALNKEYRETDMGKELAQRIAASGITAVGNVAPLFTQNNVVGKPVSLASLKGKVVLVEFWASWCGPCRAENPNLVKQYQTYKDKGFEIISVSLDNVKERWLEAIEKDGLDWIHVSDLKGWNNEVGRLYGVRAVPASFLVDAQGKIIGNGLRGEPLNKKLAEIFN
- a CDS encoding protein-disulfide reductase DsbD domain-containing protein, coding for MKRILTACLMLVSLLNLASAKYRDKIALKVLYVGYNPDKPMPKNVVYYSTTPAVVEKIYKTRMADFKAFLEQRFIEVKVVDVADYKVEMSDEVDVTLMDAGPVTLPPGFNRPMVLMHAMAPNVGLPLGLKFDWYCQCLDDEALNIKTDHPIFNTPNAVKLSMVKKTTPGSFFNGHQGVDTPKEMEMWQVVKQGLSSKEPYLIGMVSHGEGFNDSPDAESISGGVCLKNAEAVALGRQGNYFMWGFAGSPDYMTDEAKDVFVNTICYIKKFDHLSAIVKKVQIETRSGIDELIYRLSKDLYNQAIVSRREGNLRMLKMQQELKDKKAKGEDIGHGNEMFLKMPVTNDTQSFDDYVKGYAGDSLFAIYGTNINLYHKYYRQNYEYFYPSGVYTLQLDRDAQKLGISNRKVALLDKCVSLLEANKEIAMAQRLLERYTTEKFSKAAEWRKWLNLNRNNLFYTESGGFKFMVNTYGKSLPVSQQQSSQLPKAIISGEPTTADPVAVSARFIPGSGDKKDSLLIEAKILKGWHIYAYVAKDNPFVVTETRLELPEGAVADQEWKTTAAIPYPGNAGMFIFEGKANFRIMVDYSKAKAGTKIKCGLYYQVCDETKCYPPKEKILEISI
- a CDS encoding PKD-like family lipoprotein, giving the protein MNIKRLILLIIGVVTLAACHKDLGNYDIDMPIEPKLANLDSVYTASVGDSLIIKPKIEGVDAANIELQWKISVMEGNDVLYTGPSLRIIFGLQAKRYSARLTVFNKANGMKYYHKFFIDGGTEFANGTTVLSVENGITQFSFVKPDGSVQARLYRAMQGKDLPANPTNLFLLRNTFTGGTLLGYWIITKNGGIRLEPNTMQEDPKYPNTLKDNFFTSPDGLEVGSLISHPQGVMMGVVNGKFYGGTTSTWDQAATYGMFGLPADGDYELAPSFVMSFTQSATYFIGFDRNRKQFVRINLYGAPVYFGTQYSVTTTNVFDPTNVGMDLVHLEQLNNADCFAYCKGTDGKIYELKFNVQFNGPFTFTPQHKRLFVRQELINENTKWSGAKNGVIYIANGSKVYRYNPVNEELRELATSFSGKKITMLKLTEDEETLMVGTEETVSFLNISTGMNGVFIKKIEGIPGAPVDIAIRK
- a CDS encoding DUF4843 domain-containing protein codes for the protein MKIYILIFAIICLVSCKKAEEMRFDHSANVYFDIYNGDKDSIVRTFAYNPTRAQDTVWLPVRLSGVRTDVERKFSARVDQDSSTATPGIHYEALKSQYSILPNRGIGYIPVVIYNKDKELENRSVSILIKLTGTPDLGIENPYLIRAKVVFSSKLEKPVWWDAWPLPPYSRTKHELFILVTGQTSLTTDGLDAPKNLYYIGLLTTMLNNPFNWVTKNEAKGYVIEAVTAGSTDSYYFYNKSNPAKKTLLRKNMQNGKYYFIDENGNEVI
- a CDS encoding RagB/SusD family nutrient uptake outer membrane protein: MKIRLLICLILITGLLSSCKKWLEVEPESEIAAPILFSTESGFMEAINGVYNRSTESDLYGKELTFGTTEVLAQNFSMRDDGQDYRQTSLYNYKHGEFIKRKDKIWAGLYNAIVNCNLILENVDAKKNIFSGNNYAITKGEALALRAYLHFDLLRLFAPSYLRNPAAKGIPYANKYTKEITPVSTVSETIDLITKDLEESKQLLVADPIRSASYVVNYPLVTDTLKNTEEKNPSLFLQNRRHRLNYYAVCGTLARVYLYKNDKVKALLNAKEVIDSKKFPWTAKSDFEAFEDSKKDRILYKELVFGWYIPGAAKEIKENWFQSGTRGFYLIEDAADYIYEKATAGASDSRYKYWLSATSSQSSRSYDIVKYRRNPLSAEVNANLHYLMAPAIRLSEMYYIAAECSYANNPTAAVNYLTQVREARQIGDPLAINNEEDLLKELLKDARKEWLAEGQLFYMYKRLNRGIIGQTGVTIPASDNIFVLPLPNDEIVYGGR